The following are encoded together in the Bradyrhizobium genosp. L genome:
- a CDS encoding YggT family protein has product MRAVLDIVIIVLDLYTWLLIASAILSWLIAFNVVNTRNQFVAAVAEFLYRITEPVLRPIRNVMPNLGGLDISPIIVILLIMFIERVIMYYIYPNVI; this is encoded by the coding sequence ATGCGCGCCGTTCTCGACATCGTCATCATCGTCCTCGACCTCTACACATGGCTCTTGATCGCGTCCGCCATTCTGTCCTGGCTGATCGCCTTCAACGTCGTCAACACGCGCAACCAGTTCGTCGCGGCGGTGGCCGAGTTCCTGTACCGGATCACCGAGCCGGTGCTGCGCCCGATCCGCAACGTGATGCCGAATCTCGGCGGGCTCGACATCTCGCCGATCATCGTGATCCTGCTGATCATGTTTATCGAGCGGGTGATCATGTATTACATCTATCCCAACGTCATCTGA
- a CDS encoding GNAT family N-acetyltransferase — translation MSTTLIEVRPAKAADATAVACTHDEAWRSAYQGIIPGAELEKLINRRGPQWWDSAIRKGSRVSVLVFGDKIAGYANYGRNRARSLHFEGEIYELYLRPEFQGLGFGRRLFTAARRDLVQSGLKSMVIWALSDNEAATEFYRALGGRMVARSSERFGPKSLDKVAFAWTN, via the coding sequence ATGAGCACAACGCTGATCGAAGTCCGGCCGGCCAAAGCTGCAGATGCAACTGCGGTGGCGTGCACCCATGACGAGGCCTGGCGCTCGGCGTATCAGGGCATCATCCCCGGCGCCGAACTCGAGAAGCTGATCAACCGCCGCGGCCCGCAATGGTGGGACAGCGCGATCCGCAAGGGCAGCCGCGTCAGCGTGCTGGTGTTCGGCGACAAGATCGCGGGCTACGCCAATTACGGCCGCAACCGCGCCCGCAGCCTGCACTTCGAAGGCGAGATCTACGAGCTCTATCTGCGGCCGGAATTCCAGGGCCTCGGCTTCGGCCGGCGGCTGTTCACCGCGGCGCGCCGCGACCTGGTGCAGAGCGGCCTGAAGAGCATGGTGATCTGGGCGCTCTCCGACAACGAGGCGGCGACCGAGTTCTATCGTGCGCTGGGCGGCCGCATGGTGGCGCGCTCGTCGGAGCGGTTCGGGCCGAAGTCGCTCGACAAGGTCGCTTTCGCCTGGACGAACTGA
- a CDS encoding enoyl-CoA hydratase, protein MSYQHILYEVSERIATITLNRPDRMNAWTAIMERDVRHAMEAAANDDDVRVIVLTGAGRGFCAGADMEALQGIDPNEVRRGDSIPFDMNRRADWQTRYAYYPAIKKPVIAMLNGATAGIGLVHALYCDLRFAADTAVFTTAFARRGLIAEHGISWTLPRIIGHANALDLLMSARRVSAAEALRIGLVNRLSAPDKLREETYAYARDLADFVSPSAIAVIKRQLYDTPFQTLAEATIDANREMQIALKGNDFREGVASFVEKRPPRFTGT, encoded by the coding sequence GTGAGCTACCAGCACATCCTCTATGAGGTCAGCGAGCGGATCGCGACGATCACGCTCAACCGCCCCGACCGCATGAATGCGTGGACCGCGATCATGGAGCGCGATGTGCGCCATGCGATGGAGGCCGCGGCCAATGACGACGATGTCCGCGTCATCGTGCTGACCGGCGCGGGCCGCGGCTTCTGCGCCGGTGCCGACATGGAGGCTTTGCAGGGCATCGATCCCAACGAGGTCAGGCGCGGCGACAGCATTCCGTTCGACATGAACCGTCGCGCCGACTGGCAGACGCGCTATGCCTATTATCCGGCGATCAAGAAGCCCGTGATTGCGATGCTCAACGGCGCCACCGCCGGCATCGGCCTGGTCCATGCGCTCTATTGCGATTTGCGCTTCGCGGCCGATACCGCGGTGTTCACCACCGCCTTCGCCCGGCGCGGCCTGATCGCCGAGCACGGCATCAGCTGGACGTTGCCGCGCATCATAGGCCACGCCAACGCGCTCGATCTGTTGATGTCGGCGCGGCGCGTCTCGGCGGCGGAGGCGCTGCGCATCGGCCTCGTCAACCGGCTGTCTGCGCCGGACAAGCTGCGCGAGGAGACTTACGCCTATGCCCGCGACCTCGCCGATTTCGTTTCGCCGAGCGCCATCGCCGTCATCAAGCGCCAGCTCTACGACACCCCGTTCCAGACGCTGGCCGAAGCCACCATCGACGCCAACCGCGAGATGCAGATCGCGCTGAAGGGAAATGATTTCAGGGAAGGGGTGGCAAGCTTCGTGGAGAAGCGGCCGCCGCGGTTTACGGGGACGTGA
- the ppa gene encoding inorganic diphosphatase translates to MRIDAISTGKNPPHDVNVIIEVPVGGEPIKYEMDKEAGTLVVDRFLYTPMRYPGNYGFIPHTLSGDGDPCDVLIINTRAIIPGAVMSVRPVGVLLMEDEAGGDEKIIAVPSSKLTQRYDKVKNYSDLPQITLDQIQHFFEHYKDLEKGKWVKILRWGDAEEACKLILEGIERDKKQK, encoded by the coding sequence ATGCGTATCGACGCCATATCGACCGGAAAGAACCCGCCCCACGACGTCAACGTCATCATCGAGGTGCCCGTTGGCGGCGAGCCCATCAAATACGAGATGGACAAGGAGGCCGGCACGCTGGTGGTAGACCGCTTCCTCTACACGCCGATGCGCTATCCCGGCAATTACGGCTTCATCCCGCACACGCTGTCGGGCGACGGCGACCCCTGCGACGTGCTGATCATCAACACCCGCGCGATCATCCCCGGCGCCGTCATGAGCGTCCGCCCGGTCGGCGTGCTCCTGATGGAAGACGAGGCCGGCGGCGACGAGAAGATCATCGCGGTGCCCTCGTCGAAGCTCACCCAGCGCTACGACAAGGTGAAGAACTACAGCGACCTTCCCCAGATCACGCTGGACCAGATCCAGCACTTCTTCGAGCATTACAAGGATCTCGAGAAGGGCAAGTGGGTGAAGATCCTCCGCTGGGGCGACGCCGAGGAGGCGTGCAAGCTGATCCTGGAAGGGATCGAGCGGGACAAGAAGCAGAAGTGA
- a CDS encoding DUF2269 family protein: MTLYLLVKYLHVLGAIVILGTGTGIAFFMLMAHRTHDAAFIARTAATVVIADMVFTLSAVLLQPVSGGLLIMLSSTSLTERWLLVSLALYAVAGAFWIPVVFMQIEMRDLARAAAEKNHALPPRYFALFRRWLLFGIPGFGSVMIILWLMIAKPF; the protein is encoded by the coding sequence ATGACGCTCTACTTGCTGGTCAAATATCTCCATGTGCTCGGCGCCATCGTGATCCTCGGCACCGGGACCGGCATCGCCTTCTTCATGCTGATGGCGCATCGCACGCATGACGCGGCCTTCATCGCGCGCACTGCGGCGACCGTCGTGATCGCGGACATGGTCTTCACGTTGTCGGCGGTGCTGCTGCAACCGGTCAGTGGCGGGCTGTTGATAATGCTGTCGTCGACCAGTCTCACGGAGCGCTGGCTGCTGGTCTCGCTCGCGCTCTACGCCGTGGCGGGCGCGTTCTGGATCCCCGTCGTCTTCATGCAGATCGAGATGCGCGATCTCGCGCGCGCCGCGGCGGAGAAAAATCACGCCCTGCCGCCGCGCTATTTTGCGCTCTTCCGCCGCTGGTTGCTGTTCGGTATTCCCGGCTTCGGCTCGGTCATGATCATCCTGTGGCTGATGATCGCGAAGCCTTTCTAG
- the folD gene encoding bifunctional methylenetetrahydrofolate dehydrogenase/methenyltetrahydrofolate cyclohydrolase FolD: MTARIIDGKAIAAELRARVADEVARVQRDHALTPGLAVVLVGNDPASEVYVRSKHTQTQAAGMASFEHKLPADVSQADLLALIARLNRDPLVHGILVQLPLPKSLHTETIINAIDPAKDVDGLHPSNAGRLAGGLAALSPCTPLGCIILTKSVHASLEGMNAIVIGRSNLVGRPLVQLLLNENATVTIAHSRSRDLPKLCAQADLVYAAVGKPEMVRGDWLKPGATVIDVGINRIPVEGGKPKLVGDVAFQEALAVAGAITPVPGGVGQMTVACLLVNTLRAACAIAGLPAPAV; encoded by the coding sequence ATGACTGCCCGCATCATCGACGGAAAAGCCATCGCCGCCGAGCTTCGTGCCCGCGTCGCCGACGAAGTCGCCCGCGTCCAGCGCGACCATGCGCTGACCCCCGGGCTCGCGGTCGTGCTGGTGGGTAACGATCCCGCCAGCGAGGTCTATGTCCGCAGCAAGCACACCCAGACCCAGGCCGCCGGCATGGCCTCGTTCGAGCACAAGCTGCCGGCGGATGTTTCGCAGGCCGACCTGTTGGCGCTGATCGCGCGGCTCAACCGCGATCCGCTGGTGCACGGCATTCTGGTGCAGCTGCCGCTGCCGAAATCGCTGCACACCGAGACCATCATCAATGCGATCGATCCGGCCAAGGACGTCGACGGCCTGCATCCGAGCAATGCCGGCCGGCTCGCCGGCGGCCTTGCCGCGCTGTCGCCCTGCACGCCGCTCGGCTGCATCATCCTGACCAAGAGCGTGCATGCCTCGCTCGAGGGCATGAATGCGATCGTGATCGGCCGCTCCAATCTGGTCGGCCGACCGCTGGTGCAATTGCTGCTGAACGAGAACGCGACGGTGACGATCGCGCATTCGCGCTCGCGCGATCTGCCGAAGCTCTGTGCGCAGGCCGACCTGGTCTATGCCGCGGTCGGCAAGCCCGAGATGGTGCGCGGTGACTGGCTGAAGCCGGGCGCGACCGTGATCGATGTCGGCATCAACCGTATCCCGGTCGAGGGCGGCAAGCCGAAGCTGGTCGGCGACGTCGCGTTCCAGGAGGCGCTCGCCGTTGCCGGCGCGATCACGCCGGTGCCGGGCGGCGTCGGCCAGATGACGGTGGCGTGCCTCTTGGTGAACACGCTGCGCGCGGCCTGCGCGATCGCCGGCCTGCCGGCACCGGCGGTGTAG
- a CDS encoding DUF167 domain-containing protein, whose amino-acid sequence MDPWRYSTEGISIALRVTPRGGRDEIDGVETLANGRSVVKIRVRAIAEGGEANRAVTELLAKALGVPKVRVKIVSGVTSRLKQVAIDGDPKGLGETLKRLTATRTTED is encoded by the coding sequence ATGGACCCTTGGCGCTATTCCACCGAGGGCATCAGCATCGCGTTGCGCGTGACGCCGCGCGGCGGCCGTGACGAGATCGACGGCGTCGAGACGCTGGCCAACGGCCGCTCGGTGGTGAAGATTCGGGTCCGCGCCATTGCCGAGGGCGGCGAGGCCAACCGCGCGGTGACCGAGCTGCTGGCGAAGGCGCTCGGCGTGCCGAAGGTCAGGGTGAAGATCGTGTCCGGCGTCACCTCACGCCTCAAGCAGGTGGCGATCGACGGCGACCCGAAGGGGCTGGGCGAGACCTTGAAGCGGCTGACCGCCACGCGAACGACCGAGGACTGA